Genomic window (Nitrospirota bacterium):
TCCAGTTTCTTCAACGCGGTCATTGTAACCTGCCAGTTGCCGACGTGTGCTGTGAGTAAGATCAAACCTTTCGGTGTGGCGGACAAAAGGTTTTGTATCTCATCATATCCCTTAAACTCTACTTCAAACTCTCCAACTCCCGAAACTGCGTAATGCCTGTCTATCAGATTTTTACCCTGATTAACAAACAGTGTGTACACACAGTAAACTCTCTGCAAAAAGTTATACGTTTTAAACCGCCGCCTTATATACGCCATGCTTGAGGTGACGGCTGGTCGGTCAAAGAGCAGATAGTAAAGGCAGACGGGATAAAGCAATCCGTAAGCCCCGGACAACCCGAAGGCCCTTAACGCGGCCCTGAAAAACCAGAAGCCTAATCTGTTGCCCCGTTTCTTATTAGAGGATTTTTGTCGTGTCATTTGTATTTAAATATTCACCACAGAGAACACGGAGACAAGAAGGAAAGATTTCGGACAAGCCGAAATGACAGACATTGCGTCATTCCCGCTTGTCGGGAATCCTTCTTGTCTCTGTGCCCTCTGTGGCTCAATCTCATGTTGATGTAATCCGCTTTCTTATCACAGCCGCCGTAAAGAAAACAATGCCTCCGGTAATCGCGGCCCCGATGGGCGCGATAATTAATGATCCCAAAAACCATTCAAACAACCGGTCGGAGAATTGCGCGAACACGGTCTCAAAAGAAATGTCCGTCAGCCAGCGTCCGTGTCTTAAAAAATATCCGATCATGATGCAGAGCGCGGGAACAAGAGGCGGCATGAAAAAGTGCTGCACATTGACAGCCACTATCTTATTCAGGTTAAGACGCGACGAAACGTATATTATGACAATCGTGTGAACGAACAGAAGCGGGAGTATGGCAAAAAACGCGCCGACTGCTGCTGCTGCCGCAAGCCCGCCGGGGGTTGCGCTTTCGGTCAGGAGCATTTTTAATAACTTGCCCGGGTGAAAAATTATTTTAAAGTCGGTTTTTTTCTGCTCGACCAGCCGTTTGTGTCCCCACGGCAGCAAACGCCTTGCGATAAGTGTCACGTGTGTGTGTGAAATACGCAGATTATCCAGGAACGGTTTGAAGCTTGAAACGCGGTGTTCGGGCTTTGGATAACTGACATCCACCTCAACTGTTTTTAATTGCAGTCCGGCCCATGCGGCCTTTGCCAGCACCTCTGCCTCAAAGTCATAATGAGAACCTCTGAACTTCAGCTGGTTGAGATATCTGACAGGATACGCGCGGAACCCGCTCTGGCAATCGTCAACATACAGTCCTGTTTCAACGCGCAGCCAGAAATTGGCAAACTGCCTGCCGAACCTGCTTTTGCCGGGGACGTTTGCCGTGTTGAAATTCCTGCAACCTATGATTATGCCCGCCTCCTCTTCATTTAGAAGCGGAAGAAATTTTTCAATGTCTTTTGGATCGTGCTGGCCGTCAGCGTCGATGGTTATCATGTAAGTCCCGCCACGGCCCTCAATATATTTTGAGGCCGTTAAGATCGCCTGTCCCTTGCCGAGGTTATTTTCATGTCTCAACATGATAATGTCGATACCGGAAAGCAGCGCGCTAATGTCCGC
Coding sequences:
- a CDS encoding DUF2062 domain-containing protein — translated: MPQDNNHIWCAIPVYNNKDTVRNIAAGCRSILKNVVVIDDGSTDADISALLSGIDIIMLRHENNLGKGQAILTASKYIEGRGGTYMITIDADGQHDPKDIEKFLPLLNEEEAGIIIGCRNFNTANVPGKSRFGRQFANFWLRVETGLYVDDCQSGFRAYPVRYLNQLKFRGSHYDFEAEVLAKAAWAGLQLKTVEVDVSYPKPEHRVSSFKPFLDNLRISHTHVTLIARRLLPWGHKRLVEQKKTDFKIIFHPGKLLKMLLTESATPGGLAAAAAVGAFFAILPLLFVHTIVIIYVSSRLNLNKIVAVNVQHFFMPPLVPALCIMIGYFLRHGRWLTDISFETVFAQFSDRLFEWFLGSLIIAPIGAAITGGIVFFTAAVIRKRITST